DNA from Ziziphus jujuba cultivar Dongzao chromosome 2, ASM3175591v1:
TTCGTTACGATATTAGCCACCAAGTGAGCATCGAGATGTCTTCGTATGAGATTTTACATGGAAGGCAGTTTCAAACCCTACTATACTGGAGTGAAGTAGGTAAGGAGAAGCACCATACGACGACCAACATGAATTGGATGCGAACACCTACGAATGACTACGAATAAGGCAAAGGTCATCCGAGAGAGTTCTGGAGACCGCTCAGGAATTGACAAATGAGTTCAGCCGATGTGCCTGGAAAAGATGTTAAGCTCAAAGTCCGAGATTAAGTTTTGAAATTATCTCCATAGAAGAGGGTCGTATGCTTTGGTTGATAGAGAAGGTCAAGTTCTTGTTACATTGGTTCTACagggttattggaagaattggttttgtggcatgcaaGTTAGCATTTTCGGGGAAGCAGACATGGGTATGCAGCGTAACTCACGTGTTgttgctacgaaaggacattagagacctgtcatgtaaggagcgaccagtacagatttttaagtcatgaagaatgcatatgggtcaataagactattttctcagaTCAAAAGTCTTGTGGtaaattaatctagtcgagaaaacgacgtggaagctcgaggcacaaatcaGCAATCAATATTCTTATACGTTTCAGCGatgtaagaaatttcgaggatgaaatttttgtaaggggggaaggttgtaacaccccgtcccgaaccatgtcggaatttttgcacgttgaccgaggttgactgttgatcgttgactttgaccattgatcgaaggggtcaaaagttgactttttgttccggttggaattctaggttgactaaggtaccgttacgaagtacacgttggcatgagttcgtagactagtatcacgttgaaaatggagctacggtttgaaagttatgagcaaaacaagttgaggtccaaactgtccaaggggtgccggagttgactttttattcatgcaaagttgagctttgactcatgcatggttgtgaagtactagttgatacgagtctgtagactagcggcacgtccgatttggacatgtggtttggaagttatggacctgtagagtttttcaaatacagtattattttaatattattttttaaacgtgtaacgatgtgccacgtgtgacttaatgaaggtgaccatgtgtcaccatgttgagaagccacatgtcaaccatgtttaatatcaaattattttattattgttgttttatgtaataatattatttttaatattatttaattaattttaaattatttctttttatttctttttcttttcttctccccacgtgggaaaaaaggccacgggggcttgttcttcttccttctcttcttcttcttcttttcttcttcctttcccttcctttctccctctcggcctcaccgtatttttcaaattccggccacccataagctacacgcgccggccaacgatgagcggagggaggaggcaaGCTCAaccgccaattttcacggctggaaaattttctctctcctcttttcttatgtattccggccagcccagtccaaattgccacccctctccccttattttgggtcctctgagttcaaatatggcctccaatctcaaaaattcgaagcagtttgcgagatacgaggaattgaaaaccggccgaagctttccggccaaattcgattcggtatattattcgaccatattattcgaccattttgcgAGATACGAAACGGtttgcgatcctcgttccacgagctttgattcggtatattattcgaccattttggttaacgtttgtgtttaaccccacgggtaccgggtattatttactggaataaaatattaatttatttgactgtgtgtgaattgtgttctaggagcaccggtgattcgtggaattgatcccatggtggatcatggtttaattgcgtgctccaggtgagtgacccacctttaaaaatattttgggcaattaattatgtttaattggtatttaaattatgctcatgtggtacaatttaattatggttttattgtgatttaatttatttattatgcatgagcaaagtatatttcggtaatagtcgtacgtgttttaagtattattttgggcataattggtttaaatattttatgaaaatatttgttaaattggtggttaaattttataattatgcccacggtattttatctgttgaacctcgtattatgagaaaattatggtttatttgttatcgatgttttcgtaccggtttgttaaataaaaatatgtgagatggtaagtgtgaaaatttaatatatttcccacggtaaattttggaaaacggtacggttggtttaacaattattttagatgcactcatacagtattggtgttctggtgtatgtacacgtggtttagcgcgcaagtattatgtggtttagcaagcaagtattatgtctcccgtggttgccattggaccgtgggcaggcaagtttgatattggccacagccgcccctcccttggccgggatgacagtttcaacagcggtactgtcgggacgccgaagtgccgtttgcaaatttctctctttaatctccccgccagtcggtgcttggaacgctgggtatcggagggcatcactggtatatggtgtggtacatcaagtgtaattttttggatagaattttcaaaccccaaagagtacaaaaattatttattataatttattacactttatttatatttggggtatttaattatttatttattgtttattaaattatttgatcccttggttttcgggaagtacgagtatcgggttttgtgaaaatgttttaaaaggggaacatttccaacggagtgaatagtgagggttttgagagaaattattacttcaattgtttatttatttatttatttaattgttcggtattgattaattaaatcccttttatttggtatattataaatattaaaggtgttcagtagatagggtcactcactgagataattagcatctcacgtttttaaatttcgttctcctaggtccaggttgggagacgttgattgtccggggcgagcccaacgtctcagttcgttgccgaaagtttaagaagtatttctttcctttttcctctctatcttgtattgcttcttatctgtcattttataaattccacatttatctgtataatgctctgtatactgtattggacgtgtaattattatttatgcgctgagttgctgttatttctctgaagtgctgtaaatttgtggaaacaaattgtagtaacgtgggaggaataaggggatgtttttagaagtgtgttttcagtgcaggtaatttctggttagtcctacccttaggggaggtgctgctggattttccgttggaaggttcggtggtatttccctgggatcagggcttgtctagggttccaagggggaattctggacgggtcctgacagcctACGTAGCTATCAGGATGTTTCATAGTTACAGCATTTTGGTAAATAGGGACAGCCCCATACAATAGATAACGGTTAATGATTTGGGCATGTAACATAGCTTTAAAATGTCCAAAGCTAGCTGGAATATTGCCTGTGAACTGATTTTCTGCTACGTCCAGGATATGTAGTGAACTTAAATTTGATAACAGACCGGAAGTTCTCTTGAAAAGGAATTAGGCCTCAAGCCAAGAATTCTTAGACTTTCAAATACTTTCCCAATCCATGGTGGAATTCTACCGTTTAATCTGTTGTTTCCAAGATTTAGGGTCGCCAAACTCGATAAGTTTTGGAAAGATGATGGGAGCTGTCCATAGAGCCTGTTGTCATTTAGGTGCAATGTTTTAAGCCCTCTTAATTGACCCAAGAAGGTACGAATGGTTCCAGACAAATGGTTATTACTGATGTCTAGTGCAGAGAGATCAGAACAATTTCCAATGCTTGATGGAATACTTCCTCTTAAGTTGTTATTGGAAAGATCAAAGACTTCAAGTCCAGGAACAATGTTGCCTATCCAAGCAGGAATTTCTCCATTTAACTGATTGTTAGCAATAGAAAGGAAAACAAAGGAACCACCGGTAATATTccatttatttggaatattaccaaaaaaattatttttggatagaTCGAGTAAGTAAAAGCTGCCACTTGGAATAGGAACAGAACCATTGAAGTTATTTCAGCTGAAATCCACAACTACACCTGATAGGTATACCGATAGCTGGGGTTTTGAACCAAACTGTAATGGATGTGGTAGTTGACCTGCTAGttgattaaaagaaagattCAAATGTGATAAAGTCAACCTGCTTTTGTGACTTGAGCCAAGTCGGAAATGAAGGACCCAAATGGCAGGAACTCATTGCAAGAGAAGAGACCTGGAATGGAGGAACCCAATTGGATTTGACATCGAAGGTGAAAGAGTTTGAAGACAAATCTAAATCCGATAGCTTTTTTAGCTTCCAAAAATGCCTTCAGTAATTATACCTGTCAATTGATTGGATGAAACATTAAATTTACGCAACCCAGAAAGCTGTCCCAAACTTTCTAGGAGGGTCCCATTTAGCTCATTCCCTCCTAGAAGCAGAATAGTAAGATTTTGCTGTAATATTCCAAAAGAAGTTGGGATGGGACCATATAGAGAGTTATTGGACAAATCAAGCTCAATAAGATTCTCGAGCTGAGCCAGCCACTTTGGTAATTTACCAACCAAATGATTGTCTGACAGGTCCAAGGATTGCAGATTTGGTAGTGGCCTCCTGGAAAGATTTTGGAGTGATCCGAAAGAAGCTGCGATAGAGCCATTTAGAGAGTTACACCATAAATTAAGGTTTACAAGATTCTCAAGTTGACACAACCATTCTGGTAAATTGCCAACCAGGTAATCATCTGACAAGTCCAAATATTGTAGACTAGGCAGTGGCCCCCTAGAAAGATTTTGGAGTGATCCGAAAAAAGCTGGGATTTGACCATTTAGATAGTTCAAGGACAAATCAAGCTCAACAAGATTCTCAATGTGACCCAACCATTCTGGTAAATTACCAACCAGGTAATTATATGACAAGTCGAAAGATTGTAGAATAGGAAATGGCTTCCTAGAAAGGCAAATTTCTATTCCTTCAAGGAATTTTGGTAAAGTTTCATTGATGTAATTATCAGACACAtctaacaaaatcaaattgcaaaGTTTTCCGATTGAGCTTGGAATCCCACCGTCAACACTATTGCCAGAAAGATCTAAGTGACTGAGAAATGTCAGGTTTCCAATGGAAGAAGGAAGTTTCCTATGGAGATCATTCCTACCGAAGTCAAGGTCTTGTATCTTCTCCCATCGTCCCCCCAACATTTGATGACAACTTTCTGAAAGACCACTGGCTCCCAGATATAAAAACTGCAAATTTGGGAGTTCACTAAAATCAAGTGGAATTCTTCCATCCAACCAATTATTGCTCATATCCAAAGTAACAAGGCTGCTAACATTGACAAGAAAATCGAGGACTTTTGGAAGGAATTGGTTATCACTAAGATCTAGGACAACAagtgaaattaaatttaaaaaggtaGGAGGTGGAATGGAACCAGATGAGCTACAAGAATGGGGGTTTATTCAGTTGCCTAATCTAGTCTGATCCTACCATTTAAAGATTAACTTCATTCATCACAAGATGCTTTAGAGAAATAAGACTTGTTAACCATTTAAGATTATCAACAAATAAACTAGACTCTTCCCAAATATCATCACAAGAAACATCAAGATACTGCAAGCTTGAAAGGTTCGCTAAATTTAACGGAATCGCACCACTAAACCCAGCATGAGAGAGGTTCAGATATTGCAAGTTTTTAAAAGATCCAAAAGAATTAGGAATTGGGTTGTCGTTGAACGTGTTAAAACTCAAGTCCAAATGCCTCAAGGACTTGAGTTTCATCAATGAAGGTTTAATTTCCCCACTGAGGTTCTAGAATCCATACCTGTCGAGAGATTCATCATTGTAATTATAAGTTGGATGTGGATTCCGGAGATCAACTGCAATAACAGCTCCAGTAGTGTTTTCACAACTTATTCCCCGCCAATGACAACAGTTGCTTCCCTTCCATGAAGAAAGCCTGTTTGCAGGATCATGAAGGCCATTCTTGAAGTCAATGAGAGCTTCTCGGTCCGACTCCATGCAATTCATCAGGTGAGCACCAATGTTGGGGAGAAGTTCTCCTCTCACAGAGCACAGAATCAGAAACATTAATGGAAGCCATGTAATTGCTTCCATTAGAGTTACAAACTTGTTTGCCAGAAAATTGCGATTTGGTGTGAAGAGGAAGATCAAGAGGAATAGTTGTTGaaatcaaaagcaaagaaaaagatacATCAATGAAATATAAAGAAGAAGATCTGTGTGTAGTGAATCAACAACAATGTTtgcaggtatatatatatatatatacgtcaTCGAGGCgattctttcattttctaacCTAGCCATGTTTCAAACATTGGAAAGATGTGAGGGATCATTGTGAAAGGACTTAGACGCGTATAAGCTtaatacaaaacaaataaataaataaataaaaattaaaaaaacaataaaaaaaacttttagggttttttggaaattaaaaagtatatataattcttttttcgtTTCCTTTGTATGTG
Protein-coding regions in this window:
- the LOC132800683 gene encoding receptor-like protein EIX2, whose product is MEAITWLPLMFLILCSVRGELLPNIGAHLMNCMESDREALIDFKNGLHDPANRLSSWKGSNCCHWRGISCENTTGAVIAVDLRNPHPTYNYNDESLDSGAIPLNLANLSSLQYLDVSCDDIWEESSLFVDNLKCSSGSIPPPTFLNLISLVVLDLSDNQFLPKVLDFLVNVSSLVTLDMSNNWLDGRIPLDFSELPNLQFLYLGASGLSESCHQMLGGRWEKIQDLDFGRNDLHRKLPSSIGNLTFLSHLDLSGNSVDGGIPSSIGKLCNLILLDVSDNYINETLPKFLEGIEICLSRKPFPILQSFDLSYNYLVGNLPEWLGHIENLVELDLSLNYLNGQIPAFFGSLQNLSRGPLPSLQYLDLSDDYLVGNLPEWLCQLENLVNLNLWCNSLNGSIAASFGSLQNLSRRPLPNLQSLDLSDNHLVGKLPKWLAQLENLIELDLSNNSLYGPIPTSFGILQQNLTILLLGGNELNGTLLESLGQLSGLRKFNVSSNQLTGLFSCNEFLPFGSFISDLAQVTKAGNIVPGLEVFDLSNNNLRGSIPSSIGNCSDLSALDISNNHLSGTIRTFLGQLRGLKTLHLNDNRLYGQLPSSFQNLSSLATLNLGNNRLNGRIPPWIGKVFESLRILGLRPNSFSRELPVCYQI